From Carettochelys insculpta isolate YL-2023 chromosome 22, ASM3395843v1, whole genome shotgun sequence, one genomic window encodes:
- the FBXO46 gene encoding F-box only protein 46 — MDQNTFSHIQLWCPRPFGTYSQNKPCGGSQLKKPFGDFACRAKEGEGSGETCSENTPPAPAPPPSLVSPGPGQGEEGRVLLDTWYVIKPGNTKEKIAFFVAHQCSGGSRVSTMKVKGKWGSDSSKAKRRRRSHDPSKGKPCPGQAGSKEAEDVYLCPEAPAEPGSGAGDTDLLSVAEMVALVEQRTALALQSYSRPCPGGTPAAPASPVVFLSAEQEQAAAEKRAMGGGGGPDCSRVAEAVAHFESQQQQERSVLRQNGLCRDSAECVANSQHGPGEVRIAFRISSSRDPRSPPEAGSGTRPNCMFMSCGSGGSPTGSSAHAKDKITCDLYQLISPSRDSLPNNVDFLLSSAAPKGDGAGEPPDMETSCGESQALPGKLDAGSEGRAGEKLGGPAAAPRDCVAGFHVDVVVTGVVDQCVFFGKDSTKNMKEETVCLTVGTPTSEGLCSACEDPPPGQLFFLHAQTPRPEDAREASGSLLDSKKTTGDGGADWPDGPGLEPAASDTSLCRLYRHVSHDFLEIRFQIQRLLEPRQYMLLLPEHIMVKIFSYLPTQSLAALKCSCHYFKSIIETFGVQATDSRWSKDPLYRDDPCKQCKKHYEKGDVSLCRWHPKPYHHDLPYGRSYWMCCRRTDKDTPGCRVGLHDNNWVLPCDMLRDRAARREDGR, encoded by the coding sequence ATGGACCAGAACACCTTCTCGCACATCCAGCTGTGGTGCCCCCGGCCCTTTGGGACCTACTCCCAGAACAAGCCCTGCGGCGGCAGCCAGCTGAAAAAGCCCTTTGGGGACTTCGCCTGCCGAGccaaggagggggagggcagcggggagACCTGCTCCGAGAACACCCCACCCGCCCCggcccccccgccctccctggTCTCCCCCGGCCCCGGACAGGGGGAGGAAGGCCGGGTGCTGCTGGACACCTGGTACGTCATCAAGCCAGGCAACACCAAGGAGAAGATCGCCTTCTTCGTGGCCCACCAGTGCAGCGGGGGCAGCCGCGTCAGCACCATGAAAGTCAAGGGCAAATGGGGGAGCGACAGCTCCAAGGCCAAACGCCGCCGGCGCTCGCACGACCCCAGCAAGGGCAAGCCGTGCCCAGGCCAGGCCGGCagtaaggaggcagaggatgtgtaCCTGTGCCCGGAGGCTCCTGCCGAGCCGGGCAGCGGGGCTGGTGACACGGACCTGCTCTCCGTGGCCGAGATGGTGGCCCTGGTGGAGCAGCGGACGGCCCTGGCGCTGCAGAGCTACTCCCGGCCCTGCCCCGGGGGGACACCTGCAGCCCCGGCCTCCCCCGTGGTTTTCCTCTCGGCGGAGCAGGAGCAGGCGGCCGCAGAGAAGAGAGCCATGGGCGGAGGGGGAGGCCCGGACTGCAGCCGGGTGGCTGAGGCGGTGGCCCATTTCGagtcgcagcagcagcaggagcggaGCGTCCTGCGGCAGAACGGGCTGTGCCGCGACTCGGCCGAGTGCGTGGCCAACTCCCAGCACGGCCCCGGCGAGGTGCGTATCGCCTTCCGCATCTCCAGCAGCCGGGACCCCCGCTCGCCCCCCGAGGCCGGCTCCGGCACCCGCCCCAATTGCATGTTCATGAGCTGCGGCTCCGGGGGCTCTCCCACCGGCTCCAGCGCCCACGCCAAGGACAAGATCACCTGCGACCTCTACCAGCTGATCAGCCCCTCCCGCGACTCCCTGCCCAACAATGTGGACTTCCTGCTGTCCAGTGCCGCGCCCAAGGGTGACGGGGCCGGCGAACCGCCCGACATGGAGACCAGCTGCGGCGAGAGCCAGGCCTTGCCGGGCAAGCTGGATGCCGGCTCTGAAGGCAGGGCGGGAGAGAAGCTGGGGGGCCCAGCGGCGGCGCCCCGGGACTGCGTGGCCGGCTTCCACGTGGACGTGGTGGTGACAGGCGTGGTGGATCAGTGCGTCTTCTTTGGCAAGGACAGCACCAAGAACATGAAGGAGGAGACGGTGTGTCTGACGGTGGGGACGCCCACCTCCGAGGGGCTGTGCTCCGCCTGCGAGGATCCACCCCCCGGCCAGCTCTTCTTCCTCCACGCCCAGACCCCCAGGCCCGAGGACGCCCGGGAGGCCTccggctccctcctggacagcaAGAAGACCACCGGCGACGGAGGGGCGGACTGGCCGGACGGGCCCGGGCTGGAGCCGGCGGCCTCGGACACCTCTCTCTGCCGCCTCTACCGGCACGTCTCCCACGACTTCCTGGAAATCCGCTTCCAGATCCAGCGCTTGCTGGAGCCCCGGCAGTACATGCTGCTGCTCCCCGAGCACATCATGGTGAAGATCTTCAGTTACCTCCCCACCCAGTCGCTGGCCGCCCTGAAGTGCTCCTGCCACTACTTCAAGTCCATCATCGAGACCTTCGGCGTGCAGGCCACGGACTCCCGCTGGAGCAAGGACCCGCTGTACCGGGACGACCCCTGCAAGCAGTGCAAGAAGCACTACGAGAAGGGGGACGTGTCGCTGTGCCGCTGGCACCCCAAGCCCTACCACCACGACTTGCCTTACGGACGCTCCTACTGGATGTGCTGCCGGCGCACGGACAAGGACACGCCGGGCTGCCGGGTGGGGCTGCATGACAACAACTGGGTGCTGCCCTGCGACATGCTGAGGGACCGAGCGGCCAGGCGGGAGGATGGGaggtga
- the QPCTL gene encoding glutaminyl-peptide cyclotransferase-like protein isoform X1 — protein sequence MRKGSAAGVRRGRGGGGLEPSAPPRRGPPRLLLPLLALLLLAAGVGLYLGCGAGAGGGQPRSQPGAQPSHKPRSLSSSRAKRLASLVDLRRLWSTFLKPMLIERYPGSPGNKKVRQLIGDSLARLAAGWQVELDAFEDRTPRGVVGFANVVATLDPAAARRLVLACHYDSKYFPRDRQGRAFLGATDSAVPCAMLLELATALDAELLKAKEQGSEVTLQLLFLDGEEAFGEWSQMDSLYGARHLAKHMAKARHQAGTSQLQAMSLFVLLDLLGAHQPTIQNHFPLTASWFDRLAGIEKRLHRLGLLQSHHREQTYFQREPNYGPVEDDHVPFLRRGVPVLHLIATPFPWVWHTMEDTEENLHPPTVENLCKILAAFLAEYLWL from the exons ATGCGGAAGGGGTCAGCTGCGGGGGTCCGGCGCGGCCGGGGAGGGGGCGGCCTGGAGCCCAGTGCCCCCCCGCGCCGCggccccccccgcctcctcctcccgctgctggcgctgctgctgctggcggccgGCGTCGGCCTCTACCTGGGCTGCGGGGCCGGAGCCGGCGGGGGGCAGCCGCGGAGCCAGCCCGGGGCGCAG CCTAGCCACAAGCCCCGGAGCCTTTCCAGCAGCCGGGCGAAGAGGCTGGCCTCCCTGGTGGACCTCCGGCGCCTCTGGAGCACCTTCCTGAAGCCGATGCTGATTGAGCGGTATCCGGGCAGCCCGGGAAACAAGAAGGTGCGGCAG CTCATTGGGGACAGCctggccaggctggctgcaggctggcaggtggagctggacgcctttgaggaccGGACCCCGCGGGGCGTCGTGGGCTTTGCCAATGTGGTGGCCACGTTGGACCCTGCTGCGGCGCGGCGCTTGGTCCTGGCCTGCCACTACGACTCCAAGTACTTCCCCCGCGACAGGCAGGGCCGCGCCTTCCTGGGGGCCACCGACTCGGCCGTGCCCTGCGCAATGCTCCTGGAGCTGGCCACCGCCTTGGACGCTGAGCTGCTGAAGGCCAAGGAGCAG GGCTCCGAGGTGACGCTGCAGCTGCTGTTCCTGGATGGCGAGGAGGCCTTCGGGGAGTGGAGCCAGATGGACTCCCTGTATGGGGCGCGCCACCTGGCCAAGCACATGGCCAAGGCTCGGCACCAGGCAggcaccagccagctgcaggCGATG agtctgtttgtcctgctggatCTGCTGGGAGCCCATCAGCCGACCATCCAGAACCACTTTCCCCTCACCGCCTCCTGGTTCGACCGGCTCGCCGGCATCG AGAAGCGTCTGCACCGGCTGGGCCTGCTGCAGTCCCACCACCGGGAGCAGACGTACTTCCAGCGGGAGCCCAACTATGGGCCTGTCGAAGATGACCACGTTCCCTTCCTCCGCAGAG gagtgCCGGTGCTGCACCTTATTGCCACCCCCTTCCCGTGGGTCTGGCACACAATGGAGGACACAGAGGAGAACCTGCACCCCCCGACCGTGGAGAACCTCTGCAAGATCCTGGCGGCCTTCCTGGCCGAGTACCTGTGGCTGTGA
- the QPCTL gene encoding glutaminyl-peptide cyclotransferase-like protein isoform X3, with product MRKGSAAGVRRGRGGGGLEPSAPPRRGPPRLLLPLLALLLLAAGVGLYLGCGAGAGGGQPRSQPGAQPSHKPRSLSSSRAKRLASLVDLRRLWSTFLKPMLIERYPGSPGNKKVRQLIGDSLARLAAGWQVELDAFEDRTPRGVVGFANVVATLDPAAARRLVLACHYDSKYFPRDRQGRAFLGATDSAVPCAMLLELATALDAELLKAKEQGSEVTLQLLFLDGEEAFGEWSQMDSLYGARHLAKHMAKARHQAGTSQLQAMSLFVLLDLLGAHQPTIQNHFPLTASWFDRLAGIGVPVLHLIATPFPWVWHTMEDTEENLHPPTVENLCKILAAFLAEYLWL from the exons ATGCGGAAGGGGTCAGCTGCGGGGGTCCGGCGCGGCCGGGGAGGGGGCGGCCTGGAGCCCAGTGCCCCCCCGCGCCGCggccccccccgcctcctcctcccgctgctggcgctgctgctgctggcggccgGCGTCGGCCTCTACCTGGGCTGCGGGGCCGGAGCCGGCGGGGGGCAGCCGCGGAGCCAGCCCGGGGCGCAG CCTAGCCACAAGCCCCGGAGCCTTTCCAGCAGCCGGGCGAAGAGGCTGGCCTCCCTGGTGGACCTCCGGCGCCTCTGGAGCACCTTCCTGAAGCCGATGCTGATTGAGCGGTATCCGGGCAGCCCGGGAAACAAGAAGGTGCGGCAG CTCATTGGGGACAGCctggccaggctggctgcaggctggcaggtggagctggacgcctttgaggaccGGACCCCGCGGGGCGTCGTGGGCTTTGCCAATGTGGTGGCCACGTTGGACCCTGCTGCGGCGCGGCGCTTGGTCCTGGCCTGCCACTACGACTCCAAGTACTTCCCCCGCGACAGGCAGGGCCGCGCCTTCCTGGGGGCCACCGACTCGGCCGTGCCCTGCGCAATGCTCCTGGAGCTGGCCACCGCCTTGGACGCTGAGCTGCTGAAGGCCAAGGAGCAG GGCTCCGAGGTGACGCTGCAGCTGCTGTTCCTGGATGGCGAGGAGGCCTTCGGGGAGTGGAGCCAGATGGACTCCCTGTATGGGGCGCGCCACCTGGCCAAGCACATGGCCAAGGCTCGGCACCAGGCAggcaccagccagctgcaggCGATG agtctgtttgtcctgctggatCTGCTGGGAGCCCATCAGCCGACCATCCAGAACCACTTTCCCCTCACCGCCTCCTGGTTCGACCGGCTCGCCGGCATCG gagtgCCGGTGCTGCACCTTATTGCCACCCCCTTCCCGTGGGTCTGGCACACAATGGAGGACACAGAGGAGAACCTGCACCCCCCGACCGTGGAGAACCTCTGCAAGATCCTGGCGGCCTTCCTGGCCGAGTACCTGTGGCTGTGA
- the QPCTL gene encoding glutaminyl-peptide cyclotransferase-like protein isoform X2, whose amino-acid sequence MRKGSAAGVRRGRGGGGLEPSAPPRRGPPRLLLPLLALLLLAAGVGLYLGCGAGAGGGQPRSQPGAQPSHKPRSLSSSRAKRLASLVDLRRLWSTFLKPMLIERYPGSPGNKKLIGDSLARLAAGWQVELDAFEDRTPRGVVGFANVVATLDPAAARRLVLACHYDSKYFPRDRQGRAFLGATDSAVPCAMLLELATALDAELLKAKEQGSEVTLQLLFLDGEEAFGEWSQMDSLYGARHLAKHMAKARHQAGTSQLQAMSLFVLLDLLGAHQPTIQNHFPLTASWFDRLAGIEKRLHRLGLLQSHHREQTYFQREPNYGPVEDDHVPFLRRGVPVLHLIATPFPWVWHTMEDTEENLHPPTVENLCKILAAFLAEYLWL is encoded by the exons ATGCGGAAGGGGTCAGCTGCGGGGGTCCGGCGCGGCCGGGGAGGGGGCGGCCTGGAGCCCAGTGCCCCCCCGCGCCGCggccccccccgcctcctcctcccgctgctggcgctgctgctgctggcggccgGCGTCGGCCTCTACCTGGGCTGCGGGGCCGGAGCCGGCGGGGGGCAGCCGCGGAGCCAGCCCGGGGCGCAG CCTAGCCACAAGCCCCGGAGCCTTTCCAGCAGCCGGGCGAAGAGGCTGGCCTCCCTGGTGGACCTCCGGCGCCTCTGGAGCACCTTCCTGAAGCCGATGCTGATTGAGCGGTATCCGGGCAGCCCGGGAAACAAGAAG CTCATTGGGGACAGCctggccaggctggctgcaggctggcaggtggagctggacgcctttgaggaccGGACCCCGCGGGGCGTCGTGGGCTTTGCCAATGTGGTGGCCACGTTGGACCCTGCTGCGGCGCGGCGCTTGGTCCTGGCCTGCCACTACGACTCCAAGTACTTCCCCCGCGACAGGCAGGGCCGCGCCTTCCTGGGGGCCACCGACTCGGCCGTGCCCTGCGCAATGCTCCTGGAGCTGGCCACCGCCTTGGACGCTGAGCTGCTGAAGGCCAAGGAGCAG GGCTCCGAGGTGACGCTGCAGCTGCTGTTCCTGGATGGCGAGGAGGCCTTCGGGGAGTGGAGCCAGATGGACTCCCTGTATGGGGCGCGCCACCTGGCCAAGCACATGGCCAAGGCTCGGCACCAGGCAggcaccagccagctgcaggCGATG agtctgtttgtcctgctggatCTGCTGGGAGCCCATCAGCCGACCATCCAGAACCACTTTCCCCTCACCGCCTCCTGGTTCGACCGGCTCGCCGGCATCG AGAAGCGTCTGCACCGGCTGGGCCTGCTGCAGTCCCACCACCGGGAGCAGACGTACTTCCAGCGGGAGCCCAACTATGGGCCTGTCGAAGATGACCACGTTCCCTTCCTCCGCAGAG gagtgCCGGTGCTGCACCTTATTGCCACCCCCTTCCCGTGGGTCTGGCACACAATGGAGGACACAGAGGAGAACCTGCACCCCCCGACCGTGGAGAACCTCTGCAAGATCCTGGCGGCCTTCCTGGCCGAGTACCTGTGGCTGTGA